In Pirellulales bacterium, the following proteins share a genomic window:
- a CDS encoding tyrosine-type recombinase/integrase, which translates to MECVPQLSHRLILLTIYATGLRISEAIHLRPEDIDSQRMLIHVRSGKGAKDRLVPLSPLLLDALRQYWR; encoded by the coding sequence TTGGAATGTGTTCCCCAACTCAGCCATCGCCTGATCCTGTTGACGATCTACGCCACCGGGCTGCGCATCAGCGAGGCGATTCACCTGCGGCCGGAAGACATCGACAGCCAGCGGATGCTGATTCACGTGCGTTCGGGCAAGGGAGCCAAGGACCGGCTGGTGCCCTTGTCGCCGTTGCTGCTCGACGCGCTGCGACAGTATTGGAGG
- a CDS encoding BlaI/MecI/CopY family transcriptional regulator, with product MARPPAKELTERELEVMQVFWRNEKPLSVADVKDELARQGLAAAYTTVATLVRILADKGFLNQLNDRRPFVFQPAKSYEEVSSKLLSDLVDRVFQGSREQLLLRLVDQHRLSAKERAALERILHQQPLGKAGKHE from the coding sequence ATGGCCCGGCCACCGGCAAAAGAGCTTACGGAGCGAGAACTGGAAGTCATGCAGGTTTTTTGGCGGAACGAGAAACCGCTTTCGGTGGCCGACGTGAAAGACGAGTTGGCGCGCCAAGGGCTGGCAGCGGCCTACACCACGGTGGCCACGCTGGTCCGCATCCTGGCCGACAAAGGCTTTCTGAACCAACTCAACGACCGGCGGCCTTTTGTTTTTCAGCCCGCCAAGAGCTACGAAGAGGTGTCGAGCAAACTCCTCAGCGATCTCGTCGATCGCGTATTTCAAGGCTCGCGCGAGCAACTTCTGCTGCGTCTCGTCGACCAACACCGGCTGTCGGCCAAAGAACGGGCCGCGCTGGAGCGAATTCTCCATCAGCAGCCTCTCGGCAAGGCAGGCAAACATGAATGA
- a CDS encoding DUF1559 domain-containing protein, whose product MNEIGMALVWCAVQATLNLLAGAAIYLVARRFGPALGATAAATTLLMLCCVTLAAFSPWPRWWSLAASDDDAVGLAAGASGATTATAAVDGTTNAAPASPLKRPPAAALSFDDYWQIFRAELRAATARGPSADARWRWPAIAGALFVACASLAVGRFVIGLFALKRYRGRLSPIADAHLVELCQSLARQTGCRRPIELKQSSTLSTPATMGWRRPVIVLPSDCQSWTDAERRVVLSHELAHIARGDYLAWLLAQLAAALHVYHPLVHWLSGRLRLEQELAADAFAAELSGGREAYLFTLAQMALRQDDRRVAWAARPFLPSRGTLLRRIEMLSQTKRLRNVPVTRRRTVALAGVAAIVALVISGIRAPVGDSAQAHAAPPAKPAATAADPRAEGGAIDLSFVPPRSVVVMGLRPARLLDREGMEPLVKLVNEGASVESRVGLKVENIEEIAFAMTALPTPRLNARQVTLWMYRSKNPFDWKPYAKILAGEGEPVEVELAGKKYYKAAMPEYYKPVNPDEAQRFAFLLPDDRTIVMGPENLVQQVLLTGGRSRPEWANDWRQLATGEGAVMLDLNAVHQAFTALRQEAPQAADLGPLSAFAPLWEKGQRLFLTANVEEGLKIAARVDCANANDAGDVRQTAQAALTLARNMLEEFGKHAVAAPNAGAAAALPLSDLAIEVLKQSRLETKGEQVTVQSQLDLDVAETAVAALAPAVQAARQAASRARATNNIKQIMIAMHNYHDAYRHLPPPVVIGPDGKTPHSWRVEILPYIEQQALYDQYKMDEPWDSDNNKRLLARMPAVFRDPQADPAKPEASYFALVGPATALGPKDGKGTKFQEITDGTSNTICIVEAKRPVPWTKPEDIDYDPDKALPRFGGWHAGGFFAGFCDGSVRFLADTIDQQTLRAAITKSGGERVSLP is encoded by the coding sequence ATGAATGAAATCGGCATGGCTCTTGTGTGGTGCGCCGTGCAGGCCACATTGAATCTGCTGGCCGGCGCGGCGATCTACCTGGTCGCGCGGCGTTTCGGGCCGGCCCTCGGCGCGACCGCCGCCGCCACGACGCTGCTCATGCTCTGCTGCGTCACGCTGGCGGCCTTCAGCCCCTGGCCGCGGTGGTGGTCGCTGGCCGCGAGCGACGACGACGCGGTCGGTTTGGCGGCCGGCGCGTCGGGCGCGACGACCGCGACCGCCGCGGTGGACGGCACGACGAACGCCGCTCCCGCGTCGCCCCTCAAGCGACCGCCGGCGGCCGCGCTCTCGTTCGACGACTACTGGCAAATCTTTCGCGCCGAGCTTCGGGCGGCAACTGCTCGCGGTCCGTCCGCCGATGCGCGATGGCGCTGGCCGGCGATCGCGGGCGCGCTGTTCGTGGCATGCGCTTCGTTGGCGGTGGGGCGCTTCGTCATCGGCCTTTTCGCCCTCAAACGGTATCGCGGGCGACTGTCGCCGATTGCCGACGCCCATCTCGTCGAGCTATGCCAGTCGTTGGCCCGGCAGACCGGCTGCCGGCGGCCGATCGAGTTGAAGCAGTCCAGCACTCTGTCGACGCCGGCCACGATGGGCTGGCGACGCCCGGTGATTGTTCTGCCGAGCGATTGTCAAAGTTGGACCGACGCCGAGCGTCGCGTGGTGTTGTCGCACGAGCTGGCTCATATTGCGCGGGGCGATTACCTGGCGTGGCTGCTGGCACAACTCGCCGCGGCCCTGCACGTGTATCATCCGCTCGTGCATTGGCTTTCCGGCCGGTTGCGTCTGGAGCAGGAGTTGGCGGCCGACGCTTTCGCCGCGGAGCTGTCGGGCGGACGCGAAGCCTATTTATTCACCCTGGCGCAGATGGCTCTGCGTCAGGACGACCGTCGAGTCGCCTGGGCCGCTCGGCCCTTTTTACCCAGTCGGGGCACCCTTCTCAGGAGAATTGAAATGCTCAGCCAAACCAAACGCCTGCGAAATGTTCCCGTCACGCGCCGCCGCACCGTCGCCCTGGCCGGCGTCGCGGCAATCGTAGCGCTCGTGATCTCAGGCATTCGCGCGCCGGTCGGCGATAGCGCGCAGGCGCACGCGGCGCCGCCCGCAAAACCGGCGGCGACGGCGGCCGACCCTCGTGCGGAGGGCGGCGCCATCGACCTCAGCTTTGTGCCGCCCCGCTCGGTAGTCGTGATGGGACTCCGGCCGGCGCGACTGCTCGACCGCGAGGGCATGGAGCCGCTCGTGAAGTTGGTGAACGAGGGCGCCAGTGTTGAAAGCCGCGTCGGACTGAAGGTCGAGAACATCGAGGAGATCGCGTTCGCCATGACGGCCCTACCCACGCCGCGACTGAACGCGCGCCAAGTCACCTTGTGGATGTATCGCAGCAAAAACCCCTTTGACTGGAAACCCTACGCCAAGATTCTCGCCGGCGAAGGCGAGCCCGTTGAGGTGGAACTGGCCGGCAAGAAGTACTACAAGGCCGCGATGCCCGAATATTACAAGCCGGTGAATCCCGACGAAGCGCAGCGGTTCGCTTTCTTGTTGCCGGATGACCGCACGATCGTGATGGGGCCGGAGAACCTCGTGCAACAAGTGCTGCTGACGGGCGGGCGCTCGAGACCGGAATGGGCGAACGACTGGCGGCAGCTTGCGACCGGCGAAGGCGCCGTGATGCTGGATCTGAATGCTGTACACCAGGCGTTCACGGCCCTTCGCCAAGAGGCGCCGCAGGCGGCGGACCTGGGACCGCTCTCGGCCTTCGCGCCGTTGTGGGAGAAAGGCCAGCGGTTGTTCCTAACCGCGAACGTCGAGGAGGGACTCAAGATCGCGGCCCGCGTCGACTGTGCGAACGCCAACGACGCCGGCGATGTCCGGCAGACCGCGCAAGCCGCCTTGACGCTGGCGCGCAACATGCTCGAGGAATTCGGCAAACATGCCGTTGCGGCCCCGAACGCCGGCGCCGCGGCCGCGCTGCCGCTGAGCGACCTGGCCATCGAGGTGTTGAAGCAAAGCAGGCTCGAGACCAAGGGAGAACAGGTCACCGTCCAGTCGCAGCTCGATCTCGATGTTGCCGAGACCGCGGTAGCCGCACTGGCACCAGCCGTGCAGGCCGCGCGCCAGGCCGCCTCGCGCGCTCGGGCCACGAACAACATAAAACAGATCATGATCGCCATGCACAACTACCACGATGCGTACAGGCACTTGCCGCCACCAGTCGTGATCGGTCCCGACGGCAAGACGCCTCACTCATGGCGCGTCGAGATCCTGCCCTACATCGAGCAGCAGGCGCTCTACGATCAATACAAAATGGACGAGCCGTGGGACAGCGACAACAACAAACGGCTGCTGGCCCGGATGCCCGCGGTCTTTCGCGACCCTCAGGCCGATCCCGCGAAGCCTGAGGCAAGTTACTTTGCTTTAGTCGGCCCGGCGACGGCGCTCGGACCGAAGGACGGCAAAGGAACCAAGTTCCAGGAAATCACCGACGGAACCTCGAACACGATTTGCATCGTGGAGGCCAAGCGGCCGGTGCCGTGGACCAAACCGGAAGACATCGACTACGATCCCGACAAAGCTTTGCCCCGCTTCGGCGGCTGGCACGCCGGCGGTTTTTTCGCCGGCTTTTGTGACGGCTCCGTGCGGTTTCTGGCCGACACGATCGACCAGCAGACGCTCCGCGCGGCAATCACCAAGTCCGGCGGGGAACGGGTGTCGTTGCCGTAG
- a CDS encoding DNA ligase has translation MPDLNDGESAEIKGSARLPYVLKNTGGVYSCTCPAWRNQSVPIERRTCKHLRAYRGEQAEQDRIGGELPVRSARAAGDASAPGLLLAHTWENDVDLTDWWMSEKLDGVRAYWDGKQFLSRLGNVYHAPDFFVAGLPGLPLDGELWMGRKAFQRCVSIVRRQDKSDLWKSVRYLVFDLPAASGPFEERLEQLRDCLASGHSQFAEIHQHDRCRGLDHLREELTRVEALGGEGLMLRQPGSRYEAGRSPTLLKVKTFHDAEARVVEHLPGSGRHKGRLGALDVVLPDGTRFSIGTGFSDAQRERPPAIGSIVTFRYQELSDRGVPRFPSFVR, from the coding sequence ATGCCCGACTTGAACGACGGCGAATCGGCAGAAATCAAAGGCTCGGCCCGCTTGCCTTATGTGTTGAAGAACACCGGTGGCGTGTATAGCTGCACGTGTCCGGCGTGGCGCAACCAATCGGTGCCGATCGAACGCCGCACCTGCAAACATCTGCGCGCCTATCGCGGCGAACAAGCCGAGCAGGACCGCATCGGCGGCGAGCTGCCCGTGCGAAGCGCGAGGGCAGCGGGCGACGCCTCGGCGCCGGGCCTGCTGTTGGCCCACACCTGGGAGAACGACGTCGATCTGACCGATTGGTGGATGAGCGAGAAGCTGGACGGCGTTCGGGCGTACTGGGACGGCAAGCAGTTCCTCTCGCGGCTGGGGAACGTCTACCACGCTCCCGACTTTTTTGTGGCCGGTTTGCCCGGCCTGCCGCTGGACGGCGAGCTGTGGATGGGCCGCAAAGCGTTCCAGCGCTGCGTGAGCATCGTTCGCCGCCAGGACAAAAGCGACCTGTGGAAGTCGGTCCGTTATTTGGTCTTCGACCTGCCGGCGGCGAGCGGCCCCTTCGAAGAACGCCTGGAGCAGCTTCGCGACTGCTTGGCGTCAGGCCATTCGCAGTTTGCCGAGATACACCAACACGACCGTTGCCGCGGCCTCGATCATTTGCGCGAAGAGCTGACGCGCGTCGAGGCACTCGGCGGCGAGGGCCTGATGCTGCGGCAGCCCGGATCGCGCTATGAGGCCGGCCGCTCGCCGACGTTGCTCAAGGTAAAAACCTTTCACGATGCCGAGGCCCGTGTGGTCGAGCACCTGCCCGGCAGCGGGCGTCACAAAGGCCGGCTGGGCGCGTTGGACGTGGTATTGCCGGACGGAACGAGGTTCTCGATCGGCACCGGATTCTCCGATGCCCAACGCGAGCGGCCGCCGGCCATCGGCAGCATCGTCACCTTCCGCTACCAGGAACTTTCTGACCGAGGCGTGCCGCGGTTTCCTTCGTTTGTGAGGTAG